In Vitis vinifera cultivar Pinot Noir 40024 chromosome 4, ASM3070453v1, the genomic window TCCAATTAACTAAAATGTTCTCAAATTTAGTGTAACTCCACATTgattacaataatataaattattctCTCTTGTGATTCATGTGCTATACTTGTCAACGCTTGTTATCAATAAATATGTTGGAAGTTATGTATGCTAGAAAAAAGCAATTACCCTAATACATTCAAAGTGTGCATGATAGATTTTTTTGAATATAAAGctttgtttgtatttttaaggGGGCAAAGAAAAGCAAGACCAATTCTAGGAgcaatttttttatcagaaatagagataaatttttattgataaaagatAGAGAGAAGGTTGAGAGATCGTTCTCACAAtacacaaaacaaaaacaatttgtAATTGCACTGTTAGTTTTTCGAGTAACATGTCAAGGAGACATACATTTAATATCTTTTGTGCAAAGAAATATAAAAGTTCTTCTAGAATAAACACATTGTTGATGGACACATTGAGAAGGTTGAGAGATACTTCTCACAAAACGCAAAACAGAAGCAATTTGTAATTGCACTATTAGTTTTCCGAGTAACATGTCCGGGAGAGCCgctagaaagaaaacaagaTGGAGCTCGCAGCTACAGGGGGGGATACAGCGAGTAGAGAGGGCTGTTGGGACCTGATTGAGATCAATTGTGACGCTTTAGAGGTTCAAAACCCGGAATGGACTCCAGTTCTGTCTGGGCCCCAGGTTCTAAGGAGCGAGAAGGAGACTAATTGGGAGGAAAGTAGCTTGGCTAAGTTTAGCAAGCTGTTGGGATTTTCAATAGAAGGTCTGGAGAGGGAAATTCTGGACTTTTTGTCCAAAATTAGGAAAAGACGGGAAAGGATACATAGCAAAGGGTTACtggagaaatcaaaatttgagagGGAGCTCAAAAGGTTGGAATGTTCAGTCAAATATAAGGGGAAGGACAAGAAGAACAGTCATTTAAAAAGTAGAGGGGGCCAATTATTGTTGGGTTAATGAATCTCAAACTGatgagttggaatgtgaggggtgCAAATGACGTTAATAAAAGAAGGATTATTAAGTCTGTGGTTAGAAAACAGAAGGTGGACTTGGTTTGTAtccaggagacaaaaattcagTTAATGACTGATGGGGTGGTGAAAAGCTTAGGGGTGGGGAGATTCTTAGACTGGAGAACTCTTGAAGCTGCTGGAGCTGCTGGAGGTGTGTTGATTTGTTGGGACAAAAGGTCCTTGGAAATGCTGGAGTGGGAGGAGGGCCAATTCTCAATTTCTTGTAAATTCAGAACTGTGGAAAATGGGGCAGTCTGGGTGTTCACGGGTGTTTATGGCTATTTTACCAAAGAGGATAGGGAGTGTCTTTGGGATGAACTTGGAGCAGTCAAAGGTCTTTGGGGTGATCCATGGTGTGTAGGGGGAgattttaatgttattctcGCTCAAGGGGAAAGAAGCAGGCAAGGGAGGGTGACCCCagctatgaggaggtttgctCAGGTTATGGATGACCTTGAGCTAATTGACCTTCCCCTTCAAGGGGGCTCTTTCACGTGGAGTGGGGGGCTTCATAATCAAGCCTGGGCCAGGCTAGATAGATTTTTGGTTTCTCCCATATGGCTTGATCAATTCAGCAATGTGACTCAGAAGAGATTATCTCGGCCTATATCAGATCATTTTCCAATCACAATCGAGGGGGGTGGCAAAAGAAGAGGCCCTTCACCTTTCAGGTTCGAGAACATGTGGCTGAAAGTGGAAGGATTTAAAGACCTCTTGAGGAGTTGGTGGCAGGGGATGTCGGTCAGTGGTAGGGCTAGCTATAAGTTGGCAACAAAACTGAAGGGgattaaacaaaacttaaaagTTTGGAACAGGGAGGTGTTTGGGAACTTGGAGAGTAATAAATTGGCTACCTTACAGCAAGTGGACTATTGGGACCAAGTGGAAAGTGAGAGGAGTCTGTCAGAGGAGGAATtttccaaaaagaaagaagCGAAAGAAGGTTATGCTAAGTGGGTTAAGCTGGAAGAGATTCACTGGCGACAGCTCTCAAGGGAGCTGTGGCTAAGAGAAGGGGATAAAAATACGGGGTATTTTCATCGAATGACAAACGCGCACCAAAGAAGGCATACCATGGAAAGAATAAAAATCAGTGGGGCCTGGCTATCAGAGGAGCATGCAGTTAGGACCGGAATAGTAGACATCTTTCATCGGTTATTAACGGAAGACTCGGAGTGGAAGGCAGATATAGGGGGGTTAAATCTGAATCAGATTAGCCAACAAGAGGCGGACATCTTGGAGCTGCCATTCATGGAAGAGGGGGTCCATTCGGCCCTAATGGACATGAATGGGGACAATGCTCCAGGTCCGGATGGCTTACGGGAGCCTTTTGGCAATTCTGCTAGgagtttgtgaaggaggaggttttggagatgttcaaggaattccatGAGCATAATGCTTTTCTCAAGAGTCTTAATACCATGTTTTTGGTTCTGATCCCCAAAAAAGGAGGAGCGGAGGAGCTGGGGGACTTTAGGCCGATCAGTCTCTTGGGCGGATTATACAAACTCTTGGCtaaggtgctggccaataggATTAAAAACGTGATTGGTAGAATGGTCTCTTCAGACCAGAACGCTTTTGTCATGGGTAGGCAGATTTTGGATGCGTCTCTAATcgcaaatgaggtgattgactcatggaaaaaagaaggaaagaagggCCTAATCTGCAAACTAGATATTGAAAAGGCGTACGACAGCGTCAAT contains:
- the LOC132253677 gene encoding uncharacterized protein LOC132253677, with the protein product MTDGVVKSLGVGRFLDWRTLEAAGAAGGVLICWDKRSLEMLEWEEGQFSISCKFRTVENGAVWVFTGVYGYFTKEDRECLWDELGAVKGLWGDPWCVGGDFNVILAQGERSRQGRVTPAMRRFAQVMDDLELIDLPLQGGSFTWSGGLHNQAWARLDRFLVSPIWLDQFSNVTQKRLSRPISDHFPITIEGGGKRRGPSPFRFENMWLKVEGFKDLLRSWWQGMSVSGRASYKLATKLKGIKQNLKVWNREVFGNLESNKLATLQQVDYWDQVESERSLSEEEFSKKKEAKEGYAKWVKLEEIHWRQLSRELWLREGDKNTGYFHRMTNAHQRRHTMERIKISGAWLSEEHAVRTGIVDIFHRLLTEDSEWKADIGGLNLNQISQQEADILELPFMEEGVHSALMDMNGDNAPGPDGLREPFGNSARSL